GGACCAGGGGAAGCCCCGCCCGGTACCCCTCCAGGTACACCCCGGCGATGGCCAAAAGCTCCAAGCCCCCCACCTCCGCGGCCACCTCCAAAGGCGCCATCCCCGGGCGCAGGCGGGCGAGGGCCTTCGCCACCGCCTCCCGCTTGCGCTTTAGGCCCTCCTCCCCCACCCCCGTGCCCCGGCCCACCACCCTCTCCGGGGGGAGGCCCAGGAGGGCGGCGGTGAGGGCGGCCGCGGCGGTGGTGTTCCCGATGCCCATGTCCCCGGCGGCCAAGAGGGTGGCCCCTTCCGCGATGGCCCGCCGGGCGGCTTCCCGGCCCGCCTGGAGGGCCCTTTCCGCCTCCTCAAGGGTCATGGCCGCCTCCCGGGCCAGGTTGCCCGTTCCCTCCCGTACTTTGGCCCCGAGGAGCCGGGGGTGGTGGGGCAGCTCCCCCTTCACCCCCACGTCCAGGACGTACACCCGGCAATCGGCCACCTCGGCGAAGCGGTTGATGGCCGCCCCGCCCCGGAGGAAGTTGAGCACCATCTGATAGGTGACCTCCTGGGGGTAGGCGGAGACCCCCTCCGCCGCCACCCCGTGGTCGGCGGCGGCCACCACCACCGCCCCGGGGCCCAGCTCCGGCTGGACCCTTCCCTGGAGGGCGGCAAGCCTCAGGGCCACCTCCTCCAGGTGGCCCAGGGAACGGGGGGGTTTGGTGAGCCTCCCCATCCGCTCCCGGGCCGCCCGCAAAGCCTCCTGGCGCTCCATATGGGAAGGAGTATACGCTCTTGGCATGGAGCTCTGGCTGGTGCGCCACGGGGAGACCCTCTGGAACCGGGAGGGGAGGCTTCTGGGCTGGACGGACCTCCCCCTCACCCCCCTGGGGGAGGCCCAGGCCCGGGCCCTCAAGGGCAACCTCCCCCCTCTACCCGCCTACAGTTCCGATCTGAAGCGGGCCCTGCAAACCGCGCTTCTGGCGGGCTTCCAGCCCGTACCCACCCAAGCCCTGAGGGAAATCCACTTCGGGGTTTTGGAGGGTGCCCTTTGGGAAGGGCTTGAACCCCAGCACAAGGAAGCCCTCCTCCGCTTCCAAGGCTTCCATCCCCCAGAAGGGGAGAGCCTCGAGGGTTTCCAGGGAAGGGTCTTGCGCTTCCTGGAAGGCCTCACAGGCCCGGCCCTCCTCTTCACCCACGGCGGCGTCATCCGGGCCGCCCTAAGGGCCCTGGGGGAGGACGGCCTCGTGGCCCCGGGAAGCGGGGTGGTGGTGGACTGGCCGAGGCGGGTTCTGGACCGGGTGGCCCCAAGCCCGTGAGCCTCCTCCTGGCCCTCCTCCTGGACGGCCTCCTGGGGGAGCCCCCGGCCCGGTTCCACCCCGTGGTCCTCATGGGGCGGTACCTCTCCTGGGCCTGGCCCCGGGTGCGGGGGTTCGGGTCCGGGGCCCTCTACTGGGCCCTGGGGGCCTTCCTCTTCGCCTTGCCCGCCCTCCTCCTGGACCTCCTCCTCAGGCCCCTGGCCTGGGGCTGGGTGGCTTTGGGCCTCCTCCTCAAGCCCCTCTTCAGCCTGCGGATGCTCCTGGAGGAGGTGGCCGCGGTGGAGAGGGCCCTGGGGGAGGACCTCGAGGCCGCCCGGAGGCGGCTTTCCCGCATCGTGAGCCGCCCCACGGAGGGCCTCTCCCCCGAGGAGGTGCGGGAGGCGGCCCTGGAAAGCCTTGCGGAAAACCTCTCGGATAGCCTCCTCGCCCCCCTCCTCTACTACGCCCTCTTCGGCCTGGCGGGGGCCGCCCTCTACCGCTACGCCAACACCGCGGACGCCATGTGGGGCTACCCGGAGCACGGGGCCCGGGGGGCCTTCGCCGCCCGGGCGGACGACCTCCTGAACCTCCTCCCCGCCAGGCTTACGGGCCTCCTCCTCTGCCCCGTGGGGCTTTGGCCCCGCCTCCTGCGGGAGGCCCGCAAGACCCCCTCCCCCAACGCCGGCTACCCCATGGCCGCCCTGGCCCTGAGGCTCGGGGTGCGCCTGCGCAAGCGGGGAGCCTACGCCCTGAACCCCCGCTTTCCCTCCCCCACGGGGGAGGCGCTGCGGCGGGGCCTGTGGGCCGCGGGAGGGGTGGGGTACGGCCTCGGCCTGCTCCTGGGCGTCCTCACGGCCCTGGCGGGGCGGGGGTAGGGCTCCATAGCCCAGGCCAAGGTTTTTCCCCCGCGGGGGCTTAGGATGGAGGATGTGATCGACGACGTGCTCAAGCCCATCCACGGGGGGCCGGATGGGGGCCCCGAACCCCTTTACGACTTCTCCACCAACGCCAACGCCCTGGGGCCCAACCCGGTGATCCTGGAATACCTGCGCCGGGCCGACCCCAGCCGCTACCCCGACCCCCTGTACCGCGGGCTCCGCCGGGCCCTGGCCGAGGCCCACGGGGTGCCGGAGGCCCAGGTGGCCGTGGGCACGGGGACCAGCGAGCTCATCCACCGCCTGGCCCGCTGGGGCTACCTGCGGGGCCCCCTCCTCCTCCTTCCCCCCACCTTCAGCGAGTACGCCCGGGCGGCCAGGGCCCTGGACCTGCCCCTCTGGGAGGCCCGAAGCCCCGAGGAGTTCCTGAGGCTCCTGCCCCGGAGTTCCCTGGCCTTTCTCTGCGTGCCCAACAACCCCACGGGGGAGGTCTACCCCTTCTTGCAGGAGGCGGCGGAACGGGCCGGGGGGGCCTTGGTCCTGGACCTGGCCTACTACGAGCTCCTGGAGGCCCCCCTTCCCCTGCCCCCGAGGGCCTGGCGGCTCTATAGCCCCAACAAGGCCCACGGCCTCACCGGGGTGCGGGCGGGCTACCTTCTCGCCCCCCTGGACCTGGATCGCTTCCAGAACCTGGCCCCCTCCTGGCCGGTCTCCGTCTACGGGGAGGCCCTCCTCCTGGGCCACCTGGACCCCGGGGCCCGGGCCTGGTTGGAGAGGGCGCGGGGGGAGCTCCACCGCCTCCGCCGGGAGCTGGCCCGGGGGCTGCGGGGGCTGGGCCTCGAGGTGCGGGAAAGCCCGGCCAACTTCCTCCTGGTGCGGGTGGGCAGGGCCACGGAGGTGGCCCGGGCCCTGCGGGCGCGGGGCATCCGGGTGCGGGACGCCACCAGCTTCGGCCTGCCCGAGTGGCTAAGGCTTTCCGCCCAGCGGGAAGAGGCCCAGGAGGCCCTCCTGGAGGCCCTGGCGGAGCTGGTCCCGGGGAGGGCCACCCGCTAGGGGGCGTAGAGGGCCAGGGCGCTCACCACGGGCCTGGGGGGGCCCTGGTAGGG
The genomic region above belongs to Thermus thermamylovorans and contains:
- the cobT gene encoding nicotinate-nucleotide--dimethylbenzimidazole phosphoribosyltransferase, coding for MERQEALRAARERMGRLTKPPRSLGHLEEVALRLAALQGRVQPELGPGAVVVAAADHGVAAEGVSAYPQEVTYQMVLNFLRGGAAINRFAEVADCRVYVLDVGVKGELPHHPRLLGAKVREGTGNLAREAAMTLEEAERALQAGREAARRAIAEGATLLAAGDMGIGNTTAAAALTAALLGLPPERVVGRGTGVGEEGLKRKREAVAKALARLRPGMAPLEVAAEVGGLELLAIAGVYLEGYRAGLPLVLDGFPVSAGALLAWRLEPGLKENLFAGHLSREPGHRPILEALDLRPLLDLDLALGEGTGAVLAMPLLRAAARILHMATFEEAGVSDRL
- a CDS encoding histidine phosphatase family protein translates to MELWLVRHGETLWNREGRLLGWTDLPLTPLGEAQARALKGNLPPLPAYSSDLKRALQTALLAGFQPVPTQALREIHFGVLEGALWEGLEPQHKEALLRFQGFHPPEGESLEGFQGRVLRFLEGLTGPALLFTHGGVIRAALRALGEDGLVAPGSGVVVDWPRRVLDRVAPSP
- the cbiB gene encoding adenosylcobinamide-phosphate synthase CbiB → MSLLLALLLDGLLGEPPARFHPVVLMGRYLSWAWPRVRGFGSGALYWALGAFLFALPALLLDLLLRPLAWGWVALGLLLKPLFSLRMLLEEVAAVERALGEDLEAARRRLSRIVSRPTEGLSPEEVREAALESLAENLSDSLLAPLLYYALFGLAGAALYRYANTADAMWGYPEHGARGAFAARADDLLNLLPARLTGLLLCPVGLWPRLLREARKTPSPNAGYPMAALALRLGVRLRKRGAYALNPRFPSPTGEALRRGLWAAGGVGYGLGLLLGVLTALAGRG
- a CDS encoding pyridoxal phosphate-dependent aminotransferase; the protein is MEDVIDDVLKPIHGGPDGGPEPLYDFSTNANALGPNPVILEYLRRADPSRYPDPLYRGLRRALAEAHGVPEAQVAVGTGTSELIHRLARWGYLRGPLLLLPPTFSEYARAARALDLPLWEARSPEEFLRLLPRSSLAFLCVPNNPTGEVYPFLQEAAERAGGALVLDLAYYELLEAPLPLPPRAWRLYSPNKAHGLTGVRAGYLLAPLDLDRFQNLAPSWPVSVYGEALLLGHLDPGARAWLERARGELHRLRRELARGLRGLGLEVRESPANFLLVRVGRATEVARALRARGIRVRDATSFGLPEWLRLSAQREEAQEALLEALAELVPGRATR